The genomic stretch TTGGTGGTCCACCTGCGACTACCTTCTTgtccagagaaggaaactgagggctggggaaggaagcCACTGCCTGAGCCAGGGCTAGGGGGATTTTTGAACACATGGACCACTTGCCGGTAGTTTGATTGGATTTGGGGTCTGAAATAGGcagctgtgtctgtgtctcccacctcGTCCTGAGTCCTCATCTTACGTCTTCCTTTAAGTCCCTGTGCCCTGGGACTCCAAGCAGGGCTGTGGACCTCAATGGAAACCAGATTTGGCTGAcaaatctgtccttctctgcccaCTGTCCATTCAGACCCTCAGGGCAGATACTGTCCAGTGACTGATGTCCAGATTGAGCCTGTGGACCCAGCACATCCTAGGCAGAAGGAAGCTGGATCTGCGATTTCATCTGgcatgggagggggggggaatTGTGTGGGGCCTCAGATGCCAGTTGAGGGGTGATGGGGCGCCGTGGGGCGGGTAGGAGTGGAACATGGCAAGTGGAGAGGAAACAGGTAAGAGACATAATGGGCGTGTAGGTGTGGTGAGGAATTTGAATATTCTCTGAATATTGGGGAGCCATAAGTAGGTTTGAGACAAGTGGTGATGTCATCTGGCATTCAAGTTTCAGAGCCCCGTGGCTCTTGTGTTGAGTTTGGGGGCCATGAAACTGCTGTAGGCAGCCAGATGGGCAAAGATGGTGGGCTGGTGGGCAGAGGCCTGAAGGCGGAGAAGCAGAGGGAGCCAAGAGAGCAGGGAGGGTCCGGCACGGGTGCCCTGGCCTTGGCTTCACCTTCGTAAGGGCCTGCTCCTGGAAATATTTTGGGAGTGTCAGGCCCAGTTCCTTTGAAAGCAGGCCACTTCAGCCTTCCTGCTTGTGGGGGAATCCTGGTCCTCACAGCTCCTCTCATCTGGGAGCTGATGTTGGGAGCAGCAAGAGGCACCCTCAGAGCTGAGCCCCCCGCCCTGCCCAGTCCCACATGGCTCTGCCctgtttccctcccccaccagccctaATTCCCACTCATACCCGACCCAGAGCTGCCACCGTCGCCACTCCCAGGCTCCTAGCCTGAACCATCCTCTGCCCATGGAGTCCCCATTATCACTCTAATGACCAGTTAGGCAGGGAGATAATGTTCCAAGTGGTGGCCTGAGGCCAAAACtttggggcagaggaagaaaaggaggaatggGTGGTCCTCCCAcactcctctctgccctcctgtgGGGGCAACAGCCAGAGCCGTCACAAGTTGAAGGTGGAGGAATGAACCACATTCTCAAACACCTTCTCCCATGTTCCTTCCTGGGACGTAGGTGGCCTGCCCAGAGGGGTGCTCATTTGTCCCACCATGAGCTCCTTTTCTTCAACTGGTCTTTCAACCTTACTTGAAGTCAGGTGGGGTTGAATCTGGCTCTGGTTGTTGGGATGATTCAGGGCATGTAGACCCCCTGCCCTAAGCCTCCATCCATCTCCCCCATCTATGTGGACCCCCGAAGTGCCTTTCTGACCCagtttctgttttgcttgctccgctctagccacactggcctcaCTTCCGTCCCTAGAATCTGCCAAGCTCATTCCCACCCTCGCTGTTCTTACCACGTGGATTACCTCCCATAGTGCTCCAGGCCAGCTCCTCCAGAAGTCCTCCCTGATTCCCCATCCCACTGCAGTCCTTACTtatgcccctcctcctgcccagccTGATCACACTGCAAAAATTGGCCAAAAGATTGTGGTCTCCTCACAGAACTGAAGGAAGGACCCTAAAGATTCATCCTAAGAAACCTCTGCTGTCTGTAGGTCTGCCCCTGCCTCTTTGCTCACACCCTATCCATGGCTCTGGAGACAGACACCAAGGGCAGAAGTCTCGgtttttcccccttgtttcctgggtgaccctgggcaagtcacttggctTCTCAGAGTGCTTGAATGTTCTGATTCTTCTGGGCCTGGTCCTACTACCACTACTATGCTCTCTAGGGTCTGCTGAGGTGGGGGTAGGTGCTCCTTGGAAGGTCCCTAAGCCAGGGCCAGCTTGGTCCCTGCTCTTAATAGGGCCCAACGCTTAGTTTCATGCTGTTGTCATTATCTGAAAATTCTTAAATCTTAAATAGCGGGCCCCATGTTTGCATTTTGGAATGGACCTTGAAAATTATCTAGTCTATCCTTCCTGCCTTTACGTTTGCAAAAGAGGAAGCAAAACTCAGATGTGACAGAGCCCAGTCACCCGGTGAGTTGATGGCAGACCTTCACCCCAGATGGGTAAGCCCCAATTCTCTGGCCACAATTATTGCAGGGTCACCAATAAGGCCCCATAGCCGTGGgctccccatccacctccctaaGTGAACCCCTCTGCAGCCTTCAAAATCCGCCTCCCTcaggcaccacccccctccccaggccagtCTGCCCCCTCCAGTGTTCTGGAGCTTGCTCAGCGGTTTCCACTGCATGCAACTGGCCCCTCGCCCCCATCAAAGTCTCTCACACTCCATTCCTCCTTCTGGGTTCTTTCCGCGGTGGGGGCGGGCGCATCTGGGCCCGGCTCCAGTCTCCCACGCTTTGGGGCAATAGAACCAACACGCGCCGCCACGCCTCCCTCGACCACCAGAGGGCGCCCATGCCTTGGGCTTCAGCTTAAACCTTCCGCTGTGCCAGTCAACCGCCAGCACGtctggtggggaaactgagggggggggggggggggccttagGGCCTAGCTGGAGATATTAGTGGAACATTACCGGTTCCAtctgagcctctctctctgtctttctgtgtgtctttgaGCGTCTCTCCCCACTCTGTCCCCCAGCACTGCAGAGGCGGCAGCCCTGGAGCGGGAGCTGCTGGAAGATTATCGCTTTGGGCGGCAGCAGCTGGTGGAGTTGTGTGGCCATGCTAGTGCTGTGGCTGTGACCAAGGTATCTAACCCCTGATCTTTGACCTTGACCCCAACCAGATGGCCAGCCTACCAGAGCAGAGGAGGCCTAGCTGCATGAGCCCTGTGGTCAGGCTGATCCAGGACTCAAGAAACCCCTTTTTGTGTGGAGCCGCTCCAGCCCTTCACTCAGGTGGGgtaactgaggcccagagaggatcATCACTGGTCTAGACCAGGCAGGGACCCAAGACCCCAGGTGTCAGTGAGGGTCAGGGCAGATAGAGAAGTCCCCAGAGACTTGGAGGCCGGGGAGCAGAGACTAAAGCAGCTGCAGGATGGTCCTGAGGTCCTTGAGGTACAGATGTGACCACCTGCCTCTGCCATCAATTGGATCTCCGTAAAGGAGACATCGGTCCCTGGAGGCTGAGTAACCACCCCCCCCAtgctgcagatgaggaaactggggcccagaggcaggggtggCCTGCATAGTGTAGGTCCTAGGGAGGAGTTAGCAGAGTCCCAGCCTCGAGGTGCCTGCAAGGGATGCGAGAGTGATAAGCAACGAAGATGCCGCTATCCAATGCTTTTGATCATGTGGCCAAACCGCGGGCCTGTTTCCCCCTCCAAAGAAAGAGCAATAAACTGACACCAGCGAATAAACACGAATGCCTTAGAGAAGTGCCCGATGGTGTCAGGGCTCCCACATGTaacccttctctgcctccctgtcttcctcctcttGTCGCCACTGCAGACTTTTGTTGAACACAATCGCTTTCTTCATGTAGGctcagttgggttttttttaacatttctatttcAAATGAAACATCCTGAGTGAAGGTCccgaaagagaaggaaatggtgaAACCGCAAAAGTAAAAGTAAACCCAGTGTAGTAAACTCCTGCCTGGCCCTTGCTGACCAGTCGCCGTCCAGTTTTTGCCCCGAAAGCCCCAAGTCTGTCCAGAGGGCCCTCGGTCCCAGTCAAGCTGGAGTCACTGTTGCCTCCCTCAGTCTCCGGTCTCAGGGCTTCGCACCTGGCTTAGTGTGGTCGCAGGTGGCTCAGGACCTCACCGAGACCTTGGGGAGGAGACAAAAAAGGTATACCTGGCTCTCTGTGTGGTTGGAGGTCAGGGTACAGCCAGGCCCCCTGGGGTGCCCTGTCCCCGAGAGGCCCCATGTCAGTGCCACTGTCACTCCCAATCGATAGAGGCCAagtgaggctgggagaggagagggggcagaggccaTGCAGAGAGTCAGGGCAGGGCTGTGACTTGAACACCAGTGCTCTTAACTCCTGTGTTAAAGAGACTGATGCACAGGcccacagagacacagagtctaGGAGACAGAGatgaaggcacagagagacagatagggacagacacagagagatacagagagaaagatagatgaagacagaggcagatggagagagacagggcatctCAGGTTGGAAAAAAtaccctccctctgtcccccccccccaactttggGGCCTCTGGGAGGGCTGAGGCCTGGAAacgtgggcgggggaggggcagccactGCGGTGGAAAAAGGTGGAAGAATGTCTGCAACTCGGGCCGAGAATAAACAAACCACACTCTGGGCGCCGGGTGGTGGCAGAAGGCACGTTTTCCTGCTCCAGCTTGGCAGAGCCTGAAGCAAGGACTCTGCATCtccaaggaagaaactgaggccccaagggGCTACGCCCCTTGCCCAGAATGTCTTTCCTCCTGTTCTATTGCCTCCAGGCCCATGCCCGTTCCTTCGCtactccgagcctcagtttccccacccgaATAAGGAGGAATTCCAAGCATCATGCCTTTGCCTTTGCTGTGCCCCCTGCCAGGTGTTCCCCTTGCCAACTCTCTCCCGGAAGCAGAGGACAGTGCTGGTCGTGTGTGGCCCGGAGCAGAACGGGGCGGTGGGGCTGGTCTGTGCCCGGCACCTGCGGGTGTTTGTGAGTAGCAAGGACCCCCTTGGCCTCCTAGGGTCACCCCCTCAACCCTGTCCCCGCAGAAATTGCTTCCTCCTCTTGATAGTGTCCCAGGAGGGACAGAATATGGCCAGTGCTTGCCCCAGGCAGGGCCTCTGGCCTCATATCCAGATCTGGGGGCTAAGTAAGGCCCAGGAGGAAGCCTGGAAGGGCCCTCAGGGCCgactcctttctgcccctccccaccaggagTATGAACCGACCATCTTCTACCCTACGCGCTCACTAGACCTGCTGCACCGGGACCTGACTACCCAGTGCGAGAAAATGGACATCCCCTTCCTGTCCTATTTGCCCACAGAGGTCAGCGCTTGGTGGCAactgaggggggaagggggaggcagtGCCCAAAGGCCACCTTCTAACCATGCCCGCCCTCTCAGGTCCAGCTCATCAACGATGCCTATGGGCTGGTGGTGGATGCCGTGCTGGGCCCTGGTGTGGAGCCGGGAGAGATCGGAGGCCCCTGCACTCGTGCGCTGGCCACACTCAAGCTGCTGTCCATCCCCCTTGTGAGCCTGGACATTCCTTCAGGCATGCcaggcaggcgggggggggggcatgttgGGGCCTTGGGAGGGGGGCCCTCTGCACCCCAGTTTCTGATGGGCCCAGCCTGtctgccttctctgagcctcagtttccccagcgtGGATGGCTCATGCACTCTGGGTGAGGGTCACGTCCATCCCTAAGATGGGGAAGACAGAGGCTGCCGCCCAGGTGATCCCTTGTCCCAACCCCTCCACACCCGGCCCAGCATGCCCGCTGCCCACCCTGGCCCAGTTGCCTGGGCAGACGTGAGCTCACTCGGCAAAGGCCTCGCCCGTCCTGGCCGCCGCCCCACGCCTGTTGGAGCCATTAGGCGACGGGCAGACGGAACAAACAGCTGCTGGCCAGCCGGACCCTCCACAGGGGTGGCCATACTCAGGGGGATGTCCCCCAGCTTTCAAGACCTCAGGGCCACCCCCAGCAGGGTGCCACAGAGCAAGGGGTTAGCTATGAAGAGGGGAGCTGTCTGGTTTGAAGGTAGAGACTAGGGTCACAGAAGGAAGGATTAAAGTCAGACGGAGAAGGCTTTTAGTTAGTGGCTCCAGACTCTGGTCAGAAGCAGGGGAGAAGCCAAGGCCCCTAGTCTGAAGGTAGAGGCTCATTTGAGAGCTGGCAGAGGCTAGGGCACagtgagggagggggcggggtccTGTCCATTCAAAAGGCAAGATCTAGTGTGAGGGTGAAGACAGAGATGTCAGGTCAGAGGGAGGAGGATGGACGTTGgggttgggtggggagggggccacaTCCTGTCAGAGGCAAGGACCAGGAGTAAGGAGACAggtcttggtgggggggggggggggggaggcttgcCTGAGGATGAAGGCCAGTCTGCCCTGAGTGGAGAGTGGGGATCTGGTCAGAGGAGGAAGGCTGGCTAGGAAGCCTGGGTGGAAAGAGGCTCTAGGGGAAGTGGGGAAGGTCAAGATCGATCGGGAGGAAGGAATTGGGACAGATGCTGGGTCCAAAGGCAGAGGCATGGGTCTGACTTTTGGGAAAGGGCAGCAGGTGGAAACGATGTAGTCTGAAGGCAGAGGCTGagtcagagggagaagaaaggttGGTTGCATGATGGCAGCAGGGGCAGAAAAGATGAGGGCCGACGCCCTGGTCATAGGAGGAGGGAAACATCTCCAAGGAAGGGGAGACACTGGTCTGAGGGCGGAGGCTCAGTACTATGGGGAGGCAGGTCTGACCAAGCCTCACGCGTCAGAGAGCAGAGGCTGAGTCTGATGGGGAAGGGGAAACGGGTGGAGAGGAGGCAAGACTCTCTCGCCTGAAGGCAAGCACCCCTCCCAGCTCCCgattcccccaccctccctccctcaggctggGACGCCGAGACCGGCGGCGGCGACGCCGAGGACGGGCTCCGACCGGACGTGCTGGTATCGCTCGCTGCGCCCAAGCGCTGCGCCGGCCGCTTCTCCGGCCGCCACCACTTCGTGGCCGGCAGATTCGTGCCCGACGACGTGCGCCGAAAGTTCGCTCTACGCCTGCCAGGATACACGGGCACCGACTGCGTCGCGGCGCTCTGACCGCCACCCGCGTCCCCGCGGCTTGGACCCCCGCCAATAAACAGACGTCCCCCCACCACCTCGCCTCCGCCTCCTCTGTGCGCCGGCGCCGCTGCGGGGGTGGGCAGACTCGGGGAGGGACCTCCCACCGCCCCCCGGAGCCCAAGGCTGGAGGCACGGAGGGTAGTCGTAGAGCGGGACTTCCCGCTGGCCGGGAAAACTCGAGCCAGAAGAGAAGAAGGTAGATTCGGGGTGGGACCTCCAGCCTGCTTGGGGTGGCCTAACGCCAACAGGATTGAAGTTAGACTCGATGGAGGATTCCTCGCCGCCTAAACGGCTGCCTGAAGCGTGAGTGTTTGGGCAGCCTCGGGCTCCATTCCAAGAGGCACGTCCCGCAGGCAGCTTGGGACCCAAGGTGGAGAATGGAGAGTGGGTTGAGGGAGGGACTTCCAGCTGgcgacggggggtgggggggggtggggaggacgcAGGCCAGCCTGAGGGCGGAGGCACAGCCGGACGCACCGAAGGGGGCGACCGGAGAGGTTGCTAGCTCACGGAAGTCACCCAGGGCCAGGGGAGCGATGCTTGCACGGGGCGTGGCCTGCACGGGGCGTGGCCTGCGGtcacctcccgcccccaccctcagccccagcGGCCGCCAGACCCGCGGGAGTCGGATCCGAGCGCGCCGCGGAGCCCGGACCCTCCCTCGGACTCTCGGACCCGGCCATGGCGTCATTGCCGCCACTACTCTGCCTCTTTGTCGCCGCCGCGCACCTGGCGGGGGCTCGAGGTGAGGCGCCCCATGACCCCAGCGCAGACCCCTAGGCCTGGCACGCAGCCGCTCCGGGAGAGGGAACCAAGGGACCCTCTGGCTTCCTCAGACCTGGGTCCCCCTTCGTCAGCCCGGGAGTGGAGTGAAGGGGCGTCGGGGGTATGGATTCTTGGGACCAACAACGGGcccgggggagggaagggaggaaactTCTCTGTTCTCTTGCCTCCTCAAGAGAGGTAGGGGAACTCGGAGTATCCATATGAACTTTAGGCTCCTTTAGGTTCCTGGGGACAGCGGGGGGCCGGTCTCACCCCCAGCATTTGGACTCTGAAGCATTGTGTCTTGGCCCAGGATTCAGGGGTCAGAGCGGTCCCCTCTCACACAACTCCTCCTCTTCCACAAACACACCATTCAGAAAACTTCCCGTCTCGGGAGCACTCAGTGGAACAGGGCACTGGatccatttctcagatgaggagactgagacacagacagGGAAGGGACTTGTCTGAGGTCACCGCTCAGCCTGGCTATCTTAGATAACTCAAGGTCAGAGGAGCCAGGCTAGATTCCAAAGACCTCCCAATGGCAGCTTGGGCCCCAAGTGAAGGGATGGAAGGTACACTGAGGGAGAGACCTCCAACCCCGCAAATGGATGAAGAATGCAGCTCCAcctgagggcagaggcagagccaACTAAACTCATGGTCGCTGAGCACACTGAGGGGGAGAACTGGGTCAGACCAGACACACAGACTTCCCCAGACTATGGCATCCtggccagggcagagggagggatggggctGCAGGAGATTGGGGGTAGGGGCCATAGGGAGGTTTCCTggaggcggcggggggcggggggggggttcctGCATTCCTTGGGGTCAGCCAGAGAGATGGTTCTGGCTTCTGAGACCCTCACTCACtaccccccaaccccgccccgtgaaatggggatgatcatGACAGCACCTTGTATACAAGCAGCCCACAGAGGTCCCCATCAGCATGTTTCCTTCCCTCCATTCCTCATCCCTTCCACAGTCACTACCCCCCCTGAGGAGCCCACAGCAACTGCCTGGGGCTTTGAAGGCCCATCTCTGCGCCCCGGACAGCCCTCACCAGCCCTGGAGGATTGGGAAGGTGAGTCATCCTGGGTccaagtcctggctctgctgtgGACTCACTATGTGAGCTCTGGTTGGTGTGGTCATGTAAGGAGGGGACACAAGGGGTGAAAGGCCAGTAACTTCCTGGTCCCTGGACATGGCAGCCCTTggcacaggtgccccaagaagtctAAGTTTTAGGAGCAGAGGGGTGAGAGTCCAGGGCCTGTTTTGTCAAGGAGGAAACCAATGTAGGGTGGGAGTGGGTGCTTCCTCCCTGCTACTGGAAGCCTTGTGCAGGGTGCTTCTAGTAGATTCCAGACCTGTAGTTCTGGAACCTGGGTCTCTGGTTT from Prionailurus viverrinus isolate Anna chromosome A2, UM_Priviv_1.0, whole genome shotgun sequence encodes the following:
- the YJEFN3 gene encoding yjeF N-terminal domain-containing protein 3, whose protein sequence is MASLPTLSPSTAEAAALERELLEDYRFGRQQLVELCGHASAVAVTKVFPLPTLSRKQRTVLVVCGPEQNGAVGLVCARHLRVFEYEPTIFYPTRSLDLLHRDLTTQCEKMDIPFLSYLPTEVQLINDAYGLVVDAVLGPGVEPGEIGGPCTRALATLKLLSIPLVSLDIPSGWDAETGGGDAEDGLRPDVLVSLAAPKRCAGRFSGRHHFVAGRFVPDDVRRKFALRLPGYTGTDCVAAL